One genomic region from Acidobacteriota bacterium encodes:
- the istB gene encoding IS21-like element helper ATPase IstB, translating to MNSRTTTPMPDLADQLARIGLHATAENLEDTIARATKSRWSPRILLEEIARSEMQEKSRRGSERRLQMARLGRFKMMADFDWNWPKKIDRDAIERALTLDFIDEKRNLVMLGSNGLGKTMIAKNIAFKAAHAGHTVLFRTAAELIEDLQVDSPELRRRRLTKYSRPALLCIDEVGYLSYDHHAADLLYEVVNRRYEQKSIVVTTNRTFKDWNLVFPNATCIATLLDRLTHHADVTIIEGRSFRVRESEQEAAARRRKRRPCKKKS from the coding sequence ATGAACTCACGCACCACGACCCCGATGCCTGATCTGGCCGATCAACTGGCTCGGATCGGACTGCATGCCACTGCCGAGAACCTCGAAGATACGATTGCTCGGGCCACCAAGTCCCGCTGGTCCCCCAGAATCCTCCTCGAAGAGATTGCTCGCTCCGAGATGCAGGAGAAATCGCGGCGGGGAAGCGAGCGGCGGCTCCAGATGGCGCGGCTCGGTCGATTCAAGATGATGGCCGATTTCGACTGGAACTGGCCCAAGAAGATCGACCGCGATGCGATCGAGCGCGCTCTGACTCTCGACTTCATCGACGAGAAGCGTAACCTGGTCATGCTCGGATCGAATGGTCTAGGCAAGACCATGATCGCCAAGAACATCGCCTTCAAGGCCGCCCATGCGGGTCACACCGTGCTGTTTCGCACTGCTGCCGAGCTGATCGAGGATCTTCAGGTCGACTCTCCGGAACTCAGACGGCGCCGGCTGACCAAGTATTCTCGGCCCGCACTGCTTTGCATCGACGAGGTCGGATATCTCTCCTACGATCACCACGCCGCCGACTTGCTCTACGAGGTCGTCAACCGCCGCTACGAGCAGAAGTCGATCGTCGTCACGACGAATCGCACTTTCAAGGACTGGAATCTCGTCTTCCCCAACGCAACCTGTATCGCCACGCTTCTCGACCGCCTGACCCATCACGCCGATGTTACGATCATCGAGGGTCGCAGCTTCCGCGTCCGTGAAAGCGAGCAGGAAGCAGCAGCCCGACGGCGAAAGAGAAGACCATGCAAAAAGAAGTCATGA